In one window of uncultured Acetobacteroides sp. DNA:
- a CDS encoding AI-2E family transporter: MNKLARYILVVAVASIIIFLLWYFKSIVAYILISAVLSIIGKPLVKLQMRIKIGKFRVPKWLCAGTTLILIWLLVFIFFKTFIPLVVNEANKLANVNVTSLVNEFSPTLSSFEEGLSKYLPEAKNLNLEQSLTSQVKSVVSISSISSIFSRFTEFIGNLFIAAFSISFITFFFLKDENLFFEAVILVFPTRYEENVTRALDEITKLLMRYFIGILSESLLIMIMLTLGLRIIGIPFSQGLVIGLIAGVLNVVPYIGPLVGTFVGVFLTITTNIDILTMSQIVHLIIYIIIVFGVVHLIDNIVFQPLIYSNSVNAHPLEIFLVILIAGSLAGILGMLLAIPTYTVLRVFAKEFFNNFRVVQKLTENI; this comes from the coding sequence ATGAACAAGCTTGCCAGATATATTCTAGTTGTAGCCGTTGCCTCAATTATTATATTTCTACTTTGGTACTTTAAATCGATAGTTGCCTACATTCTTATCTCGGCGGTTCTATCAATCATCGGGAAGCCGCTGGTTAAGCTGCAAATGCGGATAAAAATAGGGAAATTCAGGGTTCCCAAATGGCTCTGCGCCGGAACTACCCTTATCCTTATCTGGTTGCTAGTCTTTATTTTCTTTAAAACATTCATTCCCCTTGTCGTAAATGAGGCCAACAAACTGGCAAACGTCAACGTCACCTCGCTGGTAAACGAGTTTTCGCCTACCCTATCGAGCTTTGAGGAGGGATTGTCAAAATATTTACCCGAAGCGAAGAACCTCAACCTAGAGCAATCGCTAACCAGCCAGGTAAAGTCGGTTGTCAGCATCAGCTCCATATCGAGCATCTTTAGCCGGTTTACTGAATTCATCGGAAACCTTTTTATCGCAGCGTTCTCCATCTCCTTTATCACCTTCTTCTTCTTGAAGGACGAAAATCTATTCTTTGAGGCGGTGATACTGGTATTCCCGACGCGGTACGAAGAGAATGTCACCCGCGCCCTCGACGAGATTACGAAGCTGCTAATGCGCTACTTTATCGGTATTTTGTCAGAATCGCTGCTGATAATGATAATGCTGACCTTGGGTCTTCGCATAATTGGTATTCCCTTTAGCCAGGGGTTGGTAATTGGCCTTATTGCCGGTGTTTTAAATGTGGTGCCCTACATTGGCCCTCTTGTTGGGACCTTCGTTGGGGTATTTCTCACCATAACCACCAATATCGACATCCTTACCATGTCACAAATTGTTCATCTGATTATTTACATTATCATTGTTTTCGGGGTTGTTCACCTGATAGACAACATTGTCTTCCAACCGCTGATCTACTCCAATAGCGTAAACGCGCATCCGCTGGAAATATTTTTAGTGATCCTGATTGCAGGAAGCCTTGCCGGAATATTGGGCATGCTGCTCGCCATTCCAACTTATACCGTGCTCCGCGTATTTGCTAAAGAATTTTTCAATAACTTTAGAGTCGTTCAAAAGCTTACCGAAAACATTTAA
- a CDS encoding O-acetyl-ADP-ribose deacetylase translates to MEKNLANGRILVILGDITKIAVDAIVNAANSSLLGGGGVDGAIHRDGGPSILEECRAIVAEQGSCKTGEAVITTGGRLPSKYVIHTVGPVWNGGSKDEPLKLASCYKSSLDLAVAHSCKTIAFPNISTGIYGYPKEKAAIIAVHEVAKHLSNNKSIEQVIFVCFDEESKRIYDRILGTM, encoded by the coding sequence ATGGAAAAGAATCTTGCCAACGGACGAATCCTGGTTATTCTTGGAGACATCACCAAAATAGCGGTAGATGCCATTGTTAATGCGGCAAACTCGTCGCTTTTAGGTGGTGGTGGGGTCGATGGGGCGATACATCGTGACGGAGGCCCCTCGATTCTCGAAGAATGCCGGGCAATTGTTGCAGAGCAAGGTTCCTGCAAAACGGGAGAAGCCGTAATCACTACTGGAGGAAGATTACCCTCCAAGTATGTAATCCACACGGTTGGACCTGTATGGAACGGAGGTTCTAAAGACGAACCTCTAAAACTTGCCAGTTGCTACAAGAGTTCGTTGGACCTTGCCGTAGCGCATAGCTGCAAAACCATAGCCTTCCCAAACATTAGCACAGGCATTTATGGCTACCCAAAGGAAAAGGCAGCCATCATTGCGGTACACGAGGTAGCAAAGCATCTTTCCAACAACAAAAGCATAGAGCAAGTGATCTTCGTCTGCTTCGATGAGGAAAGCAAAAGGATATACGACCGCATCCTTGGCACTATGTAG
- a CDS encoding DUF4492 domain-containing protein, which translates to MPNRNILSKVFTFYYEGFKGMDVGRTLWVIILVKLFVIFAVLKVFFFPNILKKNFGTDSERSEYVIEQLTTPKK; encoded by the coding sequence ATGCCAAACCGAAACATTCTATCAAAAGTCTTCACCTTTTACTACGAAGGTTTTAAAGGGATGGATGTCGGTCGTACGCTCTGGGTAATAATTCTAGTTAAGTTATTCGTAATATTCGCTGTCCTCAAAGTATTCTTCTTCCCGAACATCCTAAAAAAGAATTTCGGCACCGACAGCGAGCGAAGCGAGTACGTAATAGAACAGCTAACCACACCTAAAAAGTAA
- a CDS encoding cyclic 2,3-diphosphoglycerate synthase has protein sequence MNKRNVIIIGAAGRDFHNFNTFFRENEQYNVVAITAAQIPDIDGRMYPAELAGRLYPAGIPIHQEQDLPKLIKDLKVDDCVFAYSDVPYARVMAMSALVNANGANFMLLGPKDTMIKSTKPVIAVVATRTGCGKSQTSRKVVEYLMAKGLKVVAVRHPMPYGNLVEQKVQRFAKVEDLKKHKCTVEEMEEYEPHVVRGNVIYAGVDYEAILRAAENDPDGCDVILWDGGNNDFSFYKPDLTITVADPHRPGNELSYYPGEVNLRMANVVVINKMDSASPEGIQTVRESIRKVNPNAVVVDAASPIQVDRPELIRGKRCLIVEDGPTLTHGEMKIGAGTVAARKFGASQEVDARPYLVGKLKETYAIYPNIGCVLPAMGYGEQQLHDLEMTINSTDCDTVIIGTPIDLQRIIDIKKPCARVFYDLAEIGKPDLKGLLDEFVLVKVIKKMASA, from the coding sequence ATGAACAAACGAAACGTAATTATTATCGGCGCTGCTGGTAGAGACTTTCACAACTTCAACACGTTCTTTCGGGAAAATGAGCAGTACAATGTTGTTGCCATTACGGCTGCCCAAATTCCAGATATCGATGGCAGAATGTATCCTGCCGAATTGGCAGGTAGGCTCTATCCTGCCGGAATTCCTATTCACCAGGAGCAAGATCTGCCAAAGCTCATTAAGGATTTAAAGGTTGACGATTGTGTTTTCGCGTATAGCGATGTTCCCTATGCACGGGTGATGGCCATGAGCGCGCTGGTTAACGCCAATGGAGCCAACTTTATGCTCCTTGGTCCAAAGGATACGATGATTAAGAGCACCAAGCCGGTTATTGCCGTTGTGGCTACGCGTACGGGCTGCGGCAAGTCGCAAACCTCGCGCAAGGTGGTCGAGTACCTAATGGCTAAGGGGCTAAAGGTGGTGGCCGTTCGTCACCCCATGCCCTACGGAAACCTGGTGGAGCAAAAGGTGCAGCGCTTTGCCAAGGTCGAAGACCTGAAGAAGCACAAGTGCACCGTCGAGGAGATGGAGGAGTACGAGCCACACGTGGTGCGCGGCAACGTCATCTACGCTGGGGTCGACTACGAGGCCATTCTTCGTGCGGCCGAAAACGATCCCGATGGCTGCGATGTAATCCTATGGGATGGCGGCAATAACGACTTCTCGTTCTACAAGCCCGACCTTACCATTACGGTTGCCGACCCGCACCGCCCGGGCAACGAGCTTAGCTACTACCCCGGCGAGGTGAATCTCCGCATGGCAAATGTTGTTGTTATTAACAAGATGGATTCGGCATCGCCCGAGGGCATTCAAACCGTGCGCGAGAGCATCCGCAAGGTAAACCCCAATGCGGTGGTTGTTGATGCTGCCTCCCCAATTCAGGTGGATAGGCCCGAGCTGATACGCGGCAAGCGCTGCCTTATTGTGGAAGATGGCCCAACCCTCACCCACGGCGAGATGAAGATTGGGGCAGGCACCGTTGCAGCCCGTAAGTTTGGCGCTTCGCAGGAGGTTGATGCGCGTCCGTACCTTGTTGGCAAGCTTAAGGAAACCTACGCAATCTATCCAAACATCGGTTGTGTGCTTCCTGCAATGGGCTACGGCGAGCAGCAGCTGCACGACCTGGAGATGACCATCAACAGCACCGACTGCGATACCGTTATCATTGGCACGCCCATCGATCTTCAGCGCATCATCGACATTAAGAAGCCTTGCGCCCGCGTGTTCTACGATTTGGCCGAGATCGGCAAGCCCGACCTAAAGGGGCTGCTCGACGAGTTTGTGCTCGTTAAGGTGATAAAGAAAATGGCTAGCGCTTAG
- a CDS encoding methylated-DNA--[protein]-cysteine S-methyltransferase, with protein sequence MPFIEIQYFQTDVGELIIGSFNNRLCLCDWRYRRQRKQIDDRIAKGLGASYAITESEVIANTKAQLNEYFSKQREEFSIPLLLVGTDFQKSVWRSLLQIPHGSTETYLDLAKRMGNEKAVRAVAAANGANALSIIIPCHRVVGAKGELVGYAGGIDAKRALLRLEDSKGTSQLQLF encoded by the coding sequence ATGCCATTTATCGAGATCCAGTACTTTCAAACAGATGTTGGGGAGCTCATTATTGGCTCGTTCAACAATCGGCTTTGCCTTTGCGACTGGAGGTATAGAAGACAGCGAAAGCAAATAGACGATAGGATAGCCAAAGGCTTAGGCGCAAGCTATGCCATCACCGAATCGGAGGTTATTGCCAATACCAAAGCCCAGCTAAATGAATACTTCAGCAAGCAAAGGGAGGAATTCAGCATCCCTCTCCTACTGGTTGGAACCGACTTTCAGAAAAGCGTATGGAGATCGCTGCTCCAAATTCCCCACGGCTCAACAGAAACCTACTTAGACCTTGCTAAAAGAATGGGCAACGAGAAAGCCGTTAGGGCTGTCGCCGCCGCCAACGGTGCAAATGCGCTATCCATCATTATTCCATGCCATAGGGTAGTTGGCGCAAAAGGAGAACTGGTTGGGTATGCGGGAGGCATCGACGCAAAAAGGGCGCTGCTACGCTTGGAGGATTCAAAAGGCACAAGCCAGCTCCAGCTTTTCTAG
- a CDS encoding phosphatidate cytidylyltransferase, with protein MKINNFTTRALSGAIFVAILVSGIIIGYETFLLLMLIIIGLTLNEFYINIKKAGIAPNFSFGLIAGLGTFISFFVFAFGGYQDVVYLAFPLLIYIGIFISELFRDKPNPFMNVAMTLLGVFYIAIPFAILNFLVFLQFSNLDGVIFDWYYILALFILVWTNDTFAYLTGMAIGKHKFFERISPKKTWEGIIGGVVFTCLMSIALYYAYPHIAPLGKLGFSGLTRPEWIGLAIVVSIFADLGDLVESMLKRSLGIKDSGNIIPGHGGMLDRFDAILLAAPAAFVYLMFIIV; from the coding sequence TTGAAAATTAACAATTTTACAACCAGAGCCCTAAGCGGTGCTATCTTTGTTGCAATTTTAGTATCGGGAATTATTATTGGGTACGAGACCTTCTTGCTCTTAATGCTCATTATTATCGGGCTAACCCTAAACGAGTTTTACATCAACATAAAAAAGGCAGGGATTGCACCCAACTTTTCGTTTGGGCTAATTGCCGGGCTCGGCACCTTCATCTCCTTTTTTGTATTTGCATTTGGAGGATATCAGGATGTCGTTTACCTAGCATTTCCATTGCTCATTTACATCGGGATATTTATTTCCGAATTGTTTAGGGATAAGCCAAACCCCTTTATGAATGTTGCAATGACGCTTCTGGGGGTATTTTACATCGCAATACCCTTCGCCATCCTTAACTTTTTGGTATTTCTCCAGTTCTCGAATCTTGACGGTGTGATTTTCGACTGGTACTATATCCTTGCCCTATTTATTCTAGTATGGACGAACGACACCTTCGCCTACCTAACAGGAATGGCAATAGGAAAGCACAAGTTCTTCGAAAGGATCTCCCCAAAGAAGACCTGGGAAGGAATAATTGGCGGAGTAGTATTTACCTGCCTAATGAGCATAGCTCTTTACTATGCTTACCCACATATTGCACCTCTTGGAAAATTAGGCTTCTCGGGTTTGACCCGTCCAGAATGGATCGGACTTGCGATAGTTGTTTCTATATTTGCAGACCTTGGCGATTTGGTAGAATCGATGCTTAAGCGTAGTCTCGGCATTAAGGATTCTGGTAACATTATCCCCGGACACGGAGGTATGCTCGACCGTTTTGACGCCATACTACTGGCTGCCCCAGCGGCATTTGTTTACTTGATGTTTATTATTGTTTAA
- a CDS encoding gliding motility-associated C-terminal domain-containing protein: MKKTFLALLLSVILFACSKEKETDLSITVSRDATTQLYTFDLSALNLTNTDFELKIFSKSGSPVFSTDFTGKKYAWDGKTSDGNAVADGMYSYIIKNKDKTLNQDGFFYVLSKK, translated from the coding sequence ATGAAAAAGACATTTCTCGCCCTACTACTCAGCGTGATTCTCTTTGCCTGTTCGAAGGAGAAAGAAACAGATCTAAGCATTACCGTATCAAGGGATGCTACAACCCAGCTGTACACTTTTGATCTTTCTGCACTCAACCTCACCAATACCGATTTTGAGCTTAAGATCTTCAGCAAGAGTGGCAGCCCTGTTTTTTCAACAGACTTTACTGGAAAGAAGTATGCCTGGGATGGAAAAACATCGGACGGAAACGCTGTTGCCGATGGCATGTACTCCTACATCATCAAGAATAAGGATAAGACCTTAAACCAGGATGGTTTTTTCTACGTTCTAAGCAAGAAGTAG
- a CDS encoding phosphatidylserine decarboxylase family protein produces MRIHKEGHSMLIKTLLLIVAALALLIVLTPSYIYGPSIVVFGLLYIFLLRFFRFPSRPQLTDDGVLYAPADGTVVVIEKTHEAEYFKDERIQVSIFMSVWNVHINWYPMKGVVEYFRHHHGKFMVAWHPKSSTENERTTVVLNNGTDKILVRQIAGLLARRIVCYAKEGESVAQNQQMGFIKFGSRVDILLPVGTKIEVDLNQKTTGGQTVIARLK; encoded by the coding sequence ATGCGCATTCACAAAGAAGGACATTCGATGCTAATTAAGACGCTACTGCTGATAGTAGCAGCCTTGGCATTACTAATTGTTTTAACCCCTTCCTACATTTACGGACCTAGTATTGTAGTCTTCGGCTTACTTTACATCTTTCTTCTTCGGTTTTTCCGGTTCCCCAGTCGCCCACAGCTTACGGACGATGGCGTTCTTTATGCACCAGCAGATGGAACGGTTGTTGTTATAGAAAAGACGCACGAAGCAGAGTACTTTAAGGATGAAAGAATTCAGGTTTCTATCTTCATGTCGGTGTGGAATGTGCATATCAACTGGTATCCAATGAAGGGAGTGGTTGAATACTTCAGGCATCACCACGGAAAGTTTATGGTTGCCTGGCATCCAAAGTCGTCAACAGAGAATGAGCGCACCACCGTTGTACTTAACAACGGAACAGATAAAATTCTAGTTCGCCAAATTGCAGGTTTGCTGGCTCGCCGTATTGTATGCTACGCCAAAGAAGGCGAAAGCGTAGCGCAGAATCAGCAAATGGGATTCATCAAGTTTGGTTCGCGCGTTGACATTCTTCTTCCTGTAGGGACTAAAATTGAGGTTGACCTCAACCAAAAGACAACTGGTGGTCAAACGGTTATTGCACGACTAAAGTAG
- the rodA gene encoding rod shape-determining protein RodA, whose amino-acid sequence MRNSSTANTTTGKLDWTTILIYLFLVFFGWLNIYAAVYNEAHANIFDISQRYGMQMIWIVAAFTIAAVIMLLDTRLFYAFSEIFYGITIVLLLLVLVAGKEVNGQRCWFELGGLRIQPAEFAKVSTVLLLARVMSSYNFVLNSLRGYLLVAAVLLPPLVLIKLQPDAGSMLVYGSLLFLLYKEGMPGWVLSVTLSAVALFIFSLLFDKLYMVMAIAVMALAVAGYAYRRTKTSVFLGVLIAGLSGGGYYLTRLLGAEVELYYFVAGATVLVALVMLVVSFAKHIKRLWMVIVILVASIGINYSVDYVFHKVLALHQQKRINDLLGIESDPLGWGYNVNQSKIAIGSGGLVGKGFLQGTQTKYNFVPEQSTDFIFCTIGEEWGFVGSVVIVGLFTLLLFRIMLIADRQREAFARIFGYGVLSIFFFHFAINIGMTIGLAPVVGIPLPFISYGGSSLWSFTMLLFILLKFDASRFE is encoded by the coding sequence GTGAGAAATAGCAGTACCGCCAATACAACTACTGGCAAGCTCGACTGGACTACCATCCTGATCTACCTGTTCCTCGTTTTCTTTGGGTGGCTCAACATCTATGCTGCGGTTTACAACGAGGCGCATGCGAATATTTTCGACATATCGCAGCGGTATGGGATGCAGATGATTTGGATAGTGGCGGCCTTTACGATTGCCGCGGTCATCATGCTGCTGGATACGCGCCTGTTCTACGCCTTCTCCGAGATTTTTTACGGCATTACCATAGTGCTGCTGCTGCTGGTGCTGGTGGCGGGTAAGGAGGTGAACGGGCAGCGCTGCTGGTTCGAGCTGGGCGGCCTTCGCATTCAGCCCGCCGAGTTCGCCAAGGTATCCACGGTGCTGCTACTGGCGCGCGTGATGAGCTCCTACAATTTTGTGCTCAACTCGCTTCGAGGCTACCTCCTTGTGGCGGCGGTGCTGCTGCCCCCGCTGGTGCTCATCAAGCTGCAGCCCGATGCCGGCTCGATGCTTGTGTATGGCTCGCTGCTCTTTCTACTGTATAAGGAGGGGATGCCCGGCTGGGTGCTTTCGGTTACCCTGTCGGCCGTCGCGCTCTTCATCTTCTCGCTCCTCTTCGATAAGCTTTACATGGTGATGGCCATTGCCGTGATGGCGCTTGCCGTTGCGGGGTACGCCTACCGCCGTACCAAAACGTCGGTTTTCCTTGGGGTGCTCATCGCCGGACTTTCGGGGGGGGGGTACTACCTGACGCGCCTGCTTGGCGCCGAGGTGGAGCTCTACTACTTCGTTGCTGGTGCTACGGTTTTGGTGGCGCTGGTGATGCTGGTGGTTAGCTTCGCCAAGCACATCAAGCGGCTGTGGATGGTAATCGTGATTTTGGTTGCCTCCATCGGCATTAACTACTCCGTGGACTACGTCTTCCATAAGGTGCTGGCCCTCCACCAGCAGAAGCGTATCAACGATTTGCTGGGAATCGAAAGCGATCCGCTGGGCTGGGGCTACAACGTCAACCAGAGCAAGATTGCCATTGGTTCGGGCGGCCTGGTGGGGAAGGGATTCCTGCAGGGCACGCAAACCAAGTACAACTTCGTGCCCGAGCAAAGCACCGACTTTATCTTTTGTACGATAGGCGAGGAGTGGGGCTTTGTGGGCTCGGTGGTTATCGTGGGGCTATTCACGCTGCTCCTCTTCCGGATCATGCTGATTGCCGACCGCCAGCGCGAGGCCTTCGCCCGCATATTCGGCTACGGGGTGCTCTCCATCTTCTTCTTCCACTTCGCCATTAACATCGGCATGACCATCGGGCTGGCGCCTGTGGTGGGCATTCCGCTGCCCTTCATCAGCTACGGGGGGTCGTCGCTCTGGTCCTTCACCATGCTGCTCTTCATCCTGCTGAAGTTCGACGCCTCGCGCTTCGAGTAG
- a CDS encoding cytochrome ubiquinol oxidase subunit I: MEQMDLSLVDWSRAQFALTAMYHWIFVPLTLGLAFLVAIMETFYVKTGDEFWKKTTKFWMTLFGINFAIGVATGIILEFEFGTNWSNYSWFVGDIFGAPLAIEGIMAFFIESTFIAIMFFGWNKVGKKTHLAASWLTAFGANLSALWILVANAWMQYPAGMHFNPDTARNEMVNFWDVLFSPVAINKFLHTVASGYVTAAVFVLGVSCWYLLKRREVLFAKRSIVVASVFGLISSLLVGITGDGSAKEVAEKQPMKLAAMEGLYDGKTNAGLVLFGILNPEKTYGDKKPSFLFKVEMPCALSILSFGSANAYVPGINDILTGGYMYTNTDGKSEIAQPIASRIANGEKAIAAFGSYRKSIQAGNRTEAAASLKTLEDNFKSFGYGYLKHPAETVPNVPLTFYGFHVMATLGFFFIALFVTSLILVFKDSLNKNRWFLHLSLWSIPLVYIAGQAGWVVAEVGRQPWVIQDIMPAVAAVSKIGSSSVMVTFAIFAITFTILLIAEVQIMLKQIKKGPEGGL, encoded by the coding sequence ATGGAGCAAATGGACTTATCTCTTGTTGACTGGTCGCGGGCACAGTTTGCGCTAACTGCAATGTACCACTGGATCTTTGTGCCGTTAACCCTTGGTTTGGCATTTCTGGTTGCCATCATGGAGACCTTTTACGTTAAAACTGGCGACGAATTCTGGAAAAAGACCACCAAGTTTTGGATGACCCTCTTCGGAATCAACTTTGCCATTGGGGTTGCCACAGGCATCATCCTGGAGTTCGAGTTTGGCACCAACTGGTCTAATTACTCCTGGTTTGTTGGCGATATTTTTGGAGCGCCGTTAGCCATCGAGGGCATAATGGCCTTCTTTATTGAGTCGACCTTTATTGCCATCATGTTTTTTGGATGGAACAAGGTGGGCAAAAAGACGCACCTTGCCGCCAGCTGGCTTACCGCCTTTGGCGCAAACCTTTCGGCGCTGTGGATCTTGGTGGCCAACGCCTGGATGCAATACCCCGCAGGAATGCACTTCAATCCAGATACCGCGCGCAACGAGATGGTCAACTTCTGGGATGTTCTTTTTTCGCCGGTTGCCATCAACAAATTCCTGCATACGGTAGCTTCGGGCTACGTTACAGCGGCAGTTTTTGTTTTAGGGGTAAGCTGCTGGTACTTGCTTAAGCGGCGCGAGGTGCTCTTTGCCAAGCGCAGCATTGTTGTGGCATCGGTTTTTGGATTAATATCGTCGTTACTGGTAGGAATAACTGGAGATGGGTCGGCAAAGGAGGTTGCCGAAAAGCAGCCAATGAAACTGGCGGCAATGGAGGGGCTTTACGATGGCAAAACCAATGCTGGTCTTGTTCTGTTTGGCATCCTTAATCCCGAAAAAACCTATGGAGATAAGAAGCCGTCGTTCCTTTTTAAGGTTGAAATGCCATGTGCGCTCTCCATCCTTAGCTTCGGAAGCGCCAACGCCTACGTGCCGGGCATAAACGATATCCTTACCGGAGGCTACATGTACACCAACACCGATGGTAAAAGCGAGATTGCCCAACCTATTGCATCACGAATCGCAAACGGAGAAAAAGCAATCGCCGCATTTGGCAGCTACCGAAAGTCAATTCAGGCAGGTAATCGCACTGAAGCAGCCGCCAGCCTAAAAACACTGGAGGATAATTTTAAGAGCTTCGGCTACGGCTACCTAAAGCATCCCGCCGAAACAGTTCCCAACGTGCCGCTAACCTTTTACGGGTTTCACGTAATGGCGACTCTTGGCTTTTTCTTTATCGCTCTTTTTGTGACATCGCTCATATTGGTATTTAAGGATAGTCTGAACAAGAATAGATGGTTCCTACACCTTTCGCTCTGGAGTATTCCGCTGGTGTACATTGCAGGGCAAGCCGGGTGGGTGGTTGCCGAGGTTGGCCGACAGCCTTGGGTTATTCAGGATATAATGCCAGCAGTAGCGGCGGTATCAAAAATTGGCAGCAGCTCCGTTATGGTAACCTTTGCCATATTCGCCATAACGTTCACCATCCTGCTTATTGCAGAGGTACAGATCATGCTAAAACAAATTAAAAAAGGACCAGAAGGAGGACTTTAA
- a CDS encoding cytochrome d ubiquinol oxidase subunit II gives MEYTPTLLQEYWWFIVSLLGSLLVFLLFVQGGQTLLFAIGKTDEEKTIIVNSLGRKWEFTFTTLVTFGGAFFASFPLFYSTSFGGAYWVWMAILFFFVIQAVSYEYRKKPGNFLGAKTYEVMLFLNGFFGTILLGTAVATLFTGGNFFVNKMNLASIGNPTISSWASTWHGLEAIADYRNILLGLAVFFLARVLGALYLVNSIEHEAIVQRAKKQVLYNAVPFLLTFVGFLASILLSNGFAVNPATSEVYMQPYKYLTNFIELPMLLVLLAAGVCLVLWGILSVLVCKKSTKGIWFAGLGTVLTVLALLLSIGYNNTAYYPSLADLQSSLTIVNSSSSAYTLRAMSIVSILIPFVLAYIWYAWRSMNRKKVSAQEIKEESHTY, from the coding sequence ATGGAATATACACCTACACTACTACAGGAATACTGGTGGTTCATTGTTTCGCTATTGGGCAGTTTGCTCGTGTTCCTACTGTTTGTTCAGGGAGGACAAACGCTCCTGTTCGCCATCGGAAAAACCGACGAAGAGAAGACAATAATCGTAAACTCGCTGGGAAGAAAGTGGGAGTTCACCTTCACCACCCTCGTTACGTTTGGCGGCGCATTCTTTGCCTCGTTTCCCCTATTCTACTCCACCAGCTTTGGCGGGGCCTACTGGGTTTGGATGGCCATACTCTTCTTCTTCGTTATTCAGGCGGTATCGTACGAGTACAGGAAGAAGCCCGGAAACTTTTTAGGCGCAAAAACCTACGAGGTGATGCTATTCCTCAACGGATTCTTTGGAACAATCCTACTGGGAACAGCAGTTGCCACGCTCTTTACCGGGGGAAATTTCTTTGTAAATAAGATGAATCTTGCTTCGATAGGTAACCCTACCATATCGAGTTGGGCAAGTACCTGGCATGGGCTGGAGGCGATTGCCGACTACCGAAACATTCTGCTTGGGCTCGCCGTCTTCTTTCTGGCGCGGGTTCTTGGCGCCCTATACCTCGTTAACAGCATCGAGCATGAGGCCATTGTACAACGCGCCAAGAAGCAGGTCCTATACAATGCCGTTCCGTTCCTGCTTACCTTCGTTGGATTTCTTGCATCGATACTTTTAAGCAACGGATTCGCGGTTAACCCTGCAACAAGCGAGGTGTACATGCAGCCGTACAAGTACCTCACCAACTTCATAGAGCTACCCATGCTACTTGTGCTGCTTGCTGCAGGTGTTTGCCTTGTTCTTTGGGGAATACTCTCGGTATTGGTATGCAAGAAGAGTACAAAGGGAATTTGGTTTGCCGGACTGGGAACCGTACTTACCGTGCTGGCGTTGCTGCTCAGCATCGGGTACAACAACACGGCCTACTACCCATCGCTAGCCGATCTTCAGAGCTCGCTAACCATTGTCAACAGTTCGTCGAGCGCGTACACGCTAAGGGCCATGAGCATCGTATCGATACTAATACCGTTTGTGCTAGCCTACATCTGGTACGCTTGGCGAAGCATGAACCGAAAGAAGGTTTCGGCCCAGGAGATAAAAGAGGAATCGCACACCTACTAA